A genomic region of Kribbella sp. NBC_00382 contains the following coding sequences:
- a CDS encoding acyclic terpene utilization AtuA family protein yields MTAGATDPIRIGNSSGFYGDRFKAFQEMLTGGPLDVLTGDYLAELTMLILGRDRSKDPSMGYAKTFPAQLEGALGEVLDRGVKVVSNAGGLNPAGLAEKLQEIADKLGLHPKIAYVEGDDLISRAEELGFGDPLTANAYLGAWGIAEALKAGADIVVTGRVTDASVIVGPAAAHHGWRRDQYDELAGAVVAGHVIECGCQATGGNYSFFQEIRDLRRPGFPIAEIHADGSSVITKHDGTGGAVTIDTVKAQLLYEITGARYAGPDVTARMDSIELSEDGPDRIRITGVEGEPPPPTYKVSLNSHGGFRNEVAFVLTGLELEAKAELIQRQLEQDLVKRPAELKWSVLWSEQPNAETEEQASVLLKCTIKDPDPLVAGRVFTSAAVELALSSYPGFHVTAPPGKEQAYGLFTAGYVDPHQLEHVVVLPDGRRQVIEPSEDTQELAEAEGGALPMPLPQLVAAGRPARSLTREVPLGRIAGARSGDKGGDANVGVWVRNETAWRWFAHTLTVERFQELLPETRDLTVTRHVFPNLWALNFVVSGLLGDGVASQARFDPQAKAVGEWLRSRYLDVPEVLL; encoded by the coding sequence GTGACTGCAGGAGCGACGGACCCGATTCGGATCGGGAACTCGTCGGGGTTCTACGGCGATCGCTTCAAGGCGTTCCAGGAGATGCTGACCGGTGGGCCGCTGGATGTGCTGACCGGCGACTACCTTGCTGAGTTGACGATGCTGATCCTCGGCCGGGATCGATCGAAGGACCCGTCGATGGGATACGCGAAGACGTTCCCGGCGCAGCTCGAAGGCGCGCTCGGCGAGGTACTCGATCGCGGCGTCAAGGTGGTCAGCAACGCGGGCGGCCTCAACCCCGCAGGGCTCGCGGAGAAGCTCCAAGAGATCGCGGACAAGCTCGGGCTGCACCCGAAGATCGCGTACGTCGAGGGCGACGACCTCATCTCGCGTGCGGAGGAACTCGGTTTCGGGGATCCCCTGACGGCCAACGCGTACCTCGGCGCCTGGGGTATCGCCGAAGCGCTCAAGGCCGGCGCGGACATCGTCGTGACCGGCCGGGTCACCGATGCTTCGGTCATCGTGGGGCCGGCCGCGGCGCATCACGGCTGGCGGCGCGACCAGTACGACGAACTCGCCGGCGCCGTCGTCGCCGGACATGTGATCGAGTGCGGCTGCCAGGCGACCGGTGGCAACTACTCGTTCTTCCAGGAGATCCGCGACCTCCGCCGGCCCGGCTTCCCGATCGCGGAGATCCACGCCGACGGCAGCAGCGTAATCACCAAGCACGACGGCACCGGCGGCGCGGTCACGATCGACACGGTCAAGGCGCAACTGCTCTACGAGATCACCGGGGCCCGGTACGCCGGTCCGGACGTGACCGCGCGAATGGACTCGATCGAGCTGTCCGAGGACGGCCCGGACCGAATCCGGATCACCGGCGTCGAGGGCGAGCCGCCGCCGCCGACGTACAAGGTGTCGTTGAACAGCCACGGCGGGTTCCGCAACGAGGTGGCCTTCGTACTCACCGGGCTCGAGCTGGAGGCGAAGGCCGAGCTGATCCAGCGGCAGCTCGAGCAGGACCTGGTCAAGCGGCCGGCCGAGCTGAAATGGTCGGTCCTCTGGAGCGAGCAGCCGAACGCGGAGACCGAGGAGCAGGCGAGCGTCCTGCTCAAGTGCACAATCAAGGATCCCGATCCCCTGGTCGCCGGTCGCGTGTTCACCAGCGCCGCGGTCGAGCTCGCGCTGTCGAGCTACCCGGGCTTCCACGTGACGGCTCCTCCCGGCAAGGAACAGGCGTACGGGCTGTTCACCGCCGGGTACGTCGATCCGCACCAGCTAGAGCATGTCGTAGTACTGCCGGACGGCCGGCGCCAAGTGATCGAGCCGTCGGAAGACACCCAGGAGCTGGCCGAGGCGGAAGGCGGCGCGCTCCCGATGCCGTTGCCGCAACTCGTCGCGGCTGGGCGGCCCGCTAGGTCGCTCACCCGGGAGGTGCCGTTGGGGCGTATCGCGGGAGCGCGCAGTGGCGACAAGGGTGGCGACGCGAACGTCGGGGTGTGGGTGCGGAACGAGACCGCCTGGCGTTGGTTCGCGCACACGTTGACGGTCGAGAGGTTCCAGGAGCTGCTGCCCGAGACTCGGGATCTGACCGTGACCAGGCATGTCTTCCCGAATCTCTGGGCGCTGAACTTCGTGGTCAGCGGGCTGCTGGGCGATGGAGTCGCCTCGCAGGCGCGCTTCGATCCGCAAGCGAAGGCTGTCGGCGAATGGCTCCGGTCGCGCTATCTCGACGTACCGGAGGTGTTGCTGTGA
- a CDS encoding TIGR03084 family metal-binding protein, giving the protein MQLDDVLADLSAESVELDLLVGGLAVGGWSTPTPAEGWTVAHQIAHLAWTDEAARLAAAEPEEFQVELQKAVENPAGFVDDGAAEGAALPAGELLTYWRQARGELQEALKAVPAGQKVAWFGPPMSPTSMATARLMETWAHGQDVADALGVTRRPSNRLRHVAHLAVRTRDFAYLLNDRKPPASPFHVELSGPEGDLWSWGPEDAEQRVTGKALDFCFLATQRRHRDDLDVHAVGAEADEWLGIIQAFAGMPGKGRERGQFG; this is encoded by the coding sequence GTGCAGCTGGATGATGTGCTGGCCGATCTGAGTGCTGAGAGTGTCGAGCTGGATCTGCTCGTCGGTGGGCTTGCGGTCGGTGGATGGAGTACGCCGACGCCGGCCGAGGGATGGACGGTCGCGCATCAGATTGCGCATCTGGCATGGACGGATGAGGCGGCCCGGTTGGCGGCGGCCGAGCCGGAGGAGTTCCAGGTCGAGCTACAGAAGGCTGTGGAAAACCCGGCCGGATTTGTGGACGACGGGGCTGCCGAGGGAGCCGCACTGCCGGCGGGAGAGTTGCTGACGTACTGGCGACAGGCTCGTGGGGAGTTGCAGGAAGCGCTCAAGGCGGTGCCGGCTGGGCAGAAGGTGGCGTGGTTCGGGCCGCCGATGAGTCCTACCTCGATGGCGACCGCGCGGTTGATGGAGACGTGGGCGCATGGGCAGGACGTCGCCGATGCGCTGGGGGTGACGCGGCGGCCGTCCAACCGGCTGCGGCACGTTGCGCACCTCGCAGTACGGACCAGGGATTTCGCCTATCTGCTGAACGATCGGAAGCCGCCGGCTTCGCCGTTCCACGTGGAACTTTCGGGGCCTGAGGGCGACCTGTGGAGCTGGGGTCCGGAGGATGCCGAGCAGCGGGTGACGGGTAAGGCGCTGGACTTCTGTTTCCTGGCGACGCAGCGCCGGCATCGGGACGACCTTGATGTGCACGCGGTGGGTGCCGAGGCGGACGAGTGGCTGGGGATCATCCAGGCGTTCGCCGGGATGCCGGGCAAGGGCCGGGAGCGAGGGCAGTTCGGGTGA
- a CDS encoding GntR family transcriptional regulator, with translation MHSSLPGKAAEIRALLLSLIDALPEGSALPPERELAVRWNVARMTLRRAVDELVIEELLVRRHGSGTYTSRPKVARWLGMMGFAEDIRRRGMRPGSRTLEFSRAKAERAAARRLRIPVGDPVLTFTRLRLADGTPMVVERTTLPGSYVPGLEAEDLSGSLYELLTNRYGIELASGTSKLEPVMPDAETAEWLDIPSTQPCMALHGVSFDRRDRVFEYTSSVYRGDRYAFTAELRMTPP, from the coding sequence ATGCACAGTTCCCTGCCGGGTAAGGCCGCCGAGATCCGGGCGCTGCTGCTCAGTCTGATCGACGCCTTGCCGGAGGGGTCCGCATTGCCGCCCGAGCGGGAGCTGGCGGTGCGGTGGAATGTCGCGCGGATGACGTTGCGGCGGGCCGTCGACGAGCTGGTGATCGAGGAGTTGCTGGTCCGCCGGCACGGCAGTGGGACCTATACCTCCCGGCCGAAGGTGGCCAGGTGGCTGGGGATGATGGGTTTCGCCGAGGACATCCGGCGGCGCGGGATGCGGCCGGGGAGCCGGACGCTGGAGTTCAGCCGGGCCAAGGCTGAACGCGCGGCCGCCCGTCGGCTGCGGATCCCGGTCGGCGATCCGGTGCTCACCTTCACCCGGCTCCGGCTGGCTGACGGGACGCCGATGGTGGTCGAGCGCACCACGCTGCCCGGCAGCTACGTACCGGGTCTCGAAGCTGAGGATCTGAGCGGTTCGCTCTACGAGCTACTGACCAATCGGTACGGCATCGAGCTGGCCTCCGGTACGTCGAAACTCGAGCCCGTGATGCCCGACGCCGAGACCGCCGAATGGCTCGACATCCCGAGCACCCAGCCGTGCATGGCCTTGCACGGGGTCAGCTTCGACCGCCGCGACCGGGTCTTCGAGTACACGTCGTCCGTCTACCGCGGCGACCGCTACGCCTTCACCGCCGAACTCCGGATGACCCCGCCGTAG
- a CDS encoding ROK family transcriptional regulator has protein sequence MNRVVSGTPSASVVLTQLLTRSGPQTRSELAVACGLSRPTVFAAVERLESLGLAEPVAQRSGLPGRTATLYGVPAAAGCVAGIDIGGTNLRAAVCDLSGAPLAELKRSTRAKGAASVVRQAVELLAEARAAADRVDVPLLAAGVSIPGVVNPHDPMVRYAWNVGEDKPYDFYSQLSAAIDGPVLLENNVNLAAIGEQRHGAGTEASMFAVIAIGTGVGAGIMHNGALLRGAHGAAGEVAFLPTGHAHRSGTPSSADEAGGKALLREAQALDPALKDVADLFERARLGEPQAVSLVEDECRRISEIVAAICAVVDPETVILSGGIGDNDFLAERVAELAAALPIPPTIVRSALGDRASLVGAIATATTHAATHLLTRVETPDSVTG, from the coding sequence ATGAACCGTGTTGTGAGCGGCACTCCCAGCGCGAGCGTCGTGCTGACCCAGCTGCTGACCCGGTCCGGACCACAGACCCGGTCCGAGCTCGCGGTGGCCTGCGGCTTGTCCCGTCCGACCGTGTTCGCCGCGGTCGAGCGGCTCGAGTCGCTCGGCCTGGCGGAGCCCGTGGCGCAGCGAAGTGGTCTACCCGGCCGCACTGCCACCCTGTACGGCGTACCGGCTGCTGCTGGGTGTGTCGCCGGGATCGACATCGGCGGTACGAACCTTCGGGCAGCCGTTTGCGACCTCAGCGGCGCCCCGCTGGCCGAGCTGAAGCGGTCGACGCGAGCGAAGGGGGCGGCGAGCGTCGTACGGCAGGCCGTTGAGCTCCTTGCCGAGGCGCGGGCGGCGGCTGATCGGGTGGACGTGCCGTTGCTGGCTGCCGGGGTGTCGATTCCTGGCGTGGTGAATCCCCACGATCCGATGGTCCGGTACGCGTGGAATGTCGGCGAGGACAAGCCGTACGACTTCTACTCCCAGCTGTCGGCCGCGATCGACGGACCGGTACTGCTGGAGAACAACGTGAACCTCGCCGCGATCGGCGAGCAGCGGCACGGCGCCGGCACAGAGGCGTCGATGTTCGCGGTCATCGCGATCGGTACCGGCGTCGGCGCGGGCATCATGCACAACGGCGCACTCCTGCGCGGTGCCCACGGCGCGGCCGGCGAGGTCGCCTTCTTGCCGACCGGCCACGCCCACCGCAGCGGTACGCCGTCCAGCGCCGACGAAGCAGGTGGCAAAGCGCTCCTGCGCGAGGCCCAAGCGCTCGACCCGGCGTTGAAGGACGTAGCCGACCTCTTCGAGCGTGCTCGTCTAGGCGAGCCGCAAGCCGTATCCCTGGTGGAAGACGAGTGCCGCCGGATCAGCGAGATCGTCGCCGCCATCTGCGCCGTCGTCGACCCGGAGACCGTCATCCTCAGCGGCGGCATCGGTGACAACGACTTCCTGGCCGAGCGAGTAGCCGAGCTCGCGGCCGCCCTCCCGATTCCACCCACCATCGTCCGCTCAGCCCTGGGCGACCGCGCCAGCCTGGTGGGCGCCATAGCCACCGCCACCACCCACGCCGCGACCCATCTCCTCACCCGCGTGGAAACCCCGGACTCGGTCACCGGATAA
- a CDS encoding extracellular solute-binding protein — protein sequence MADNLSRRTALQAAGGLGLAAFLAACGGGKGATTGDQGSGKGEVRALFMKQAGYSEDDITKMTAAFASANPDITVKPEFVAYEALHDKIVAAGPAGTYDVVLIDVIWPAEFGGKKMVTDVTSQWPGEWKSGMLAGAVATAEYDQKLYGVPWIMDTKYFFYNEAHLQAAKVDAASFDTWDGVLAGARKIKATGAAKYPLIWSWQQAEALVCDYAQLLGAMGGKFLDDSGKAAFNTGGGVQALEFMRQTIVDGLTNPASTQSLEADVQRVFQAGQASAVLNWTYMYGAANDAKQSKIAGKVKVLQTPKGSAGRPGVNGGMALCVTTGSKNQAAAFKYISFLTSQPEQNKYALDSLPVWKTSYDDAAVVKTNPAVVPQAKKQLDDLILRPQARNYNAFSQALQAELQNALLGRKPAQKALDAAADKANSLLQS from the coding sequence ATGGCAGACAACCTCTCCCGTCGGACCGCCCTGCAAGCGGCAGGTGGACTCGGGCTGGCAGCGTTCCTGGCGGCGTGCGGCGGTGGCAAAGGCGCGACGACCGGCGACCAGGGCAGCGGCAAGGGCGAGGTCCGTGCGCTGTTCATGAAACAGGCGGGCTACTCCGAGGACGACATCACCAAGATGACGGCCGCCTTCGCCAGCGCGAACCCGGACATCACGGTCAAGCCGGAGTTCGTCGCGTACGAGGCGCTGCACGACAAGATCGTCGCTGCCGGTCCGGCCGGTACGTACGACGTGGTGCTGATCGACGTGATCTGGCCGGCCGAGTTCGGCGGCAAGAAGATGGTCACCGACGTCACCAGCCAGTGGCCGGGTGAGTGGAAGTCCGGCATGCTCGCCGGCGCGGTCGCCACCGCGGAGTACGACCAGAAGCTCTACGGCGTGCCGTGGATCATGGACACCAAGTACTTCTTCTACAACGAGGCGCATCTGCAGGCCGCCAAGGTCGACGCGGCCAGCTTCGACACCTGGGACGGCGTGCTGGCCGGCGCCCGGAAGATCAAGGCGACCGGCGCCGCGAAGTACCCGTTGATCTGGTCGTGGCAGCAGGCCGAGGCGCTGGTCTGCGACTACGCGCAGTTGCTCGGTGCGATGGGCGGCAAGTTCCTCGACGACTCGGGCAAGGCGGCGTTCAACACTGGCGGAGGGGTCCAGGCGTTGGAGTTCATGCGGCAGACGATCGTCGACGGGCTGACCAACCCGGCGTCGACGCAGTCGCTCGAGGCTGACGTACAGCGCGTCTTCCAGGCTGGCCAGGCGAGCGCGGTGCTCAACTGGACCTACATGTACGGCGCTGCCAACGACGCCAAGCAGAGCAAGATCGCCGGCAAGGTCAAGGTCCTCCAAACCCCCAAGGGCTCGGCCGGGCGGCCGGGTGTCAACGGCGGCATGGCCCTCTGCGTCACCACCGGCAGCAAGAACCAGGCAGCCGCCTTCAAGTACATCAGCTTCCTCACCAGCCAGCCCGAGCAGAACAAGTACGCCCTCGACTCGCTCCCAGTCTGGAAGACCTCCTACGACGACGCCGCGGTAGTCAAAACCAACCCAGCCGTCGTCCCCCAGGCCAAGAAGCAACTGGACGACCTGATCCTCCGCCCCCAAGCCCGCAACTACAACGCCTTCTCCCAAGCCCTACAGGCCGAACTGCAAAATGCGTTGTTGGGCCGCAAACCAGCCCAAAAGGCCCTAGACGCCGCCGCCGACAAGGCGAACAGCCTCCTGCAGTCGTGA
- a CDS encoding carbohydrate ABC transporter permease: protein MSQTQTKPATAGSPAPRQKPARPRPKAVVVRGEGKFAVFLLLPAALVVFGVVLYPVIRTLLISLYKVDSAMPGSYPFAGLSNYTKVFSDPSFYPVLGHTAYFTLVSTAVELVLGMGVALLLNAPLRFRWLWRSLVVLPWALPTIVNGALWRWIYNGQYGVLNQLLGTDTQWLGSPFLALNMVIVADVWKNTSIVAFFLLAGLQTIPAELHEAAVVDGASKLRTFWSVVVPLLKPSIAVVLVLRTIEAFKVFDIIYVMTGGGPASGTQTVAFYTYLQAFSNQLFGYGAALAYLIVIAVGALAMFYLRILRQNQLAGV, encoded by the coding sequence GTGAGCCAGACACAAACCAAGCCGGCCACAGCAGGCTCGCCGGCCCCCCGCCAGAAACCCGCACGACCACGGCCGAAGGCCGTGGTCGTGCGGGGCGAGGGGAAGTTTGCAGTCTTCCTGCTGCTGCCTGCCGCCTTGGTGGTCTTCGGAGTGGTGCTCTACCCGGTCATCCGCACGCTGCTGATCTCGCTTTACAAAGTCGACAGCGCCATGCCGGGCAGCTACCCATTCGCGGGATTGAGCAACTACACAAAGGTTTTCAGCGACCCGTCCTTCTACCCGGTGCTCGGGCACACGGCGTACTTCACGCTGGTGTCGACCGCGGTCGAGCTCGTTCTCGGCATGGGCGTCGCACTCCTGCTCAACGCACCGCTGCGCTTCCGCTGGCTCTGGCGCAGCCTCGTCGTGCTCCCGTGGGCCTTGCCGACGATCGTCAACGGCGCCCTCTGGCGCTGGATCTACAACGGCCAGTACGGCGTACTGAACCAGCTCCTCGGCACCGACACCCAATGGCTCGGCTCCCCGTTCCTCGCGCTCAACATGGTGATCGTCGCCGACGTCTGGAAGAACACCTCGATCGTCGCGTTCTTCCTACTCGCCGGCCTGCAGACGATCCCCGCCGAGCTGCACGAAGCAGCCGTGGTCGACGGTGCCAGCAAGCTGCGCACCTTCTGGTCGGTCGTAGTACCGCTGCTGAAGCCGAGCATCGCCGTAGTCCTCGTCCTCCGCACGATCGAGGCCTTCAAGGTGTTCGACATCATCTACGTGATGACCGGCGGCGGCCCCGCCTCCGGCACCCAGACCGTTGCCTTCTACACCTATCTGCAGGCGTTCTCGAACCAGCTCTTCGGGTACGGCGCCGCGCTCGCGTACCTGATCGTGATCGCCGTCGGCGCACTGGCGATGTTCTACCTGCGCATCCTCCGGCAGAACCAGTTGGCAGGTGTCTGA
- a CDS encoding carbohydrate ABC transporter permease: MRNRPSPVLYIFCAVLAVVVLAPFAWLVISSISPSNELTAGTLWPDHPTLARYRDIFTSSAGGDNVAGTFRIAMLNSLIVASCTTLISLVVGSLGGYAFARLRFRFRRTTLFAFLAIYMLPPIALVIPLYLAMANLQLLDTKLGLIVTYCSIVTPFCLWTMSNFYLSLPIELEDAARVDGCSRLGALLRIVLPLARPGIVATAMFGFLLAWDEFLYSLIFTSTTNAKTIPVAIAEFTGKFSSDFGLVAAGGVLAALPPVLLALLFQRYIVSGLTAGSVKG; encoded by the coding sequence ATGCGCAACCGTCCTTCTCCCGTGCTCTACATCTTCTGCGCCGTCCTCGCAGTAGTCGTGCTCGCCCCGTTCGCCTGGCTGGTCATCTCCAGCATCTCGCCGTCGAACGAGCTGACCGCCGGCACGCTCTGGCCGGACCACCCAACACTCGCCCGCTATCGCGACATCTTCACCTCGTCGGCCGGCGGCGACAACGTGGCCGGCACCTTCCGGATCGCGATGCTGAACAGCCTCATCGTCGCGTCCTGCACGACGCTCATCTCCCTGGTGGTCGGCTCACTAGGCGGCTACGCGTTCGCCCGCCTACGATTCCGCTTCCGCCGTACGACCCTGTTCGCCTTCCTGGCGATCTACATGCTCCCGCCGATCGCGCTGGTGATCCCCCTGTACCTGGCGATGGCGAACCTGCAACTGCTGGACACCAAACTCGGCCTCATCGTCACGTACTGCTCGATCGTCACCCCGTTCTGCCTGTGGACGATGAGCAACTTCTACCTGAGCCTGCCGATCGAGTTGGAAGACGCCGCCCGCGTAGACGGCTGCTCACGCCTGGGCGCCCTGCTCCGGATCGTCCTCCCGCTCGCCCGTCCCGGCATAGTCGCCACTGCCATGTTCGGCTTCCTCCTAGCCTGGGACGAGTTCTTGTACTCGTTGATCTTCACCTCAACCACCAACGCAAAAACCATCCCGGTGGCCATCGCCGAATTCACCGGCAAATTCTCCTCAGACTTCGGCCTGGTAGCCGCCGGCGGCGTCCTAGCCGCCCTTCCCCCCGTCCTGCTAGCCCTCCTATTCCAGCGCTACATCGTCAGCGGCCTGACCGCCGGCTCGGTCAAGGGATGA
- a CDS encoding SIS domain-containing protein: MKYPEGIAAQPAALATSLASLQLPSYKGGLIALVGIGASEHAAQGAATAWRAAGLQAVAIPASSPPVAAALTLLISESGRSTEVLAHNPSSRTIALTNFPDSPLAAAADEVILLNSGPDSPAYTTGYTATLQALGVLGDHWSATTSATAFGGGGRGGEGSLPASAKINSAGAADAESASAGGTSTRAAASAHGTAAAAPSASTAPGASTAPSASTAPGASTVPSASTAPGASTAPSASTGPGASNALASGVTPSVSAASFGDTDVSVSPFDWTALPALVSSALAAPLGAASAFLDEARLVDVVASGVSVATAGEGGLLLRESGRLHTAVHETRNYLHGPMEILDRETTCLLIGDGREVQLACDVREYGTKVVLVTTREVESSEGLVVIKVPKASNGLAQAVLEMVVVQRLGWEVARKRGLQVDGFRHRQSDTKVS, encoded by the coding sequence ATGAAATACCCCGAAGGCATCGCAGCCCAACCCGCCGCCCTAGCCACCAGCCTCGCCTCCCTCCAACTCCCTTCCTACAAAGGCGGCCTGATCGCCCTGGTAGGAATCGGAGCCAGCGAACACGCCGCTCAAGGAGCCGCCACAGCCTGGCGCGCGGCCGGCCTACAAGCAGTAGCCATCCCAGCCTCGTCCCCACCCGTAGCCGCAGCCCTAACCCTCCTAATCAGCGAATCCGGCCGCAGCACAGAAGTCCTCGCCCACAACCCCTCCTCAAGAACCATCGCCCTGACCAACTTCCCCGACAGCCCACTGGCAGCCGCAGCCGACGAGGTCATCCTCCTGAACTCCGGCCCAGACAGCCCCGCCTACACAACCGGCTACACCGCAACCCTCCAAGCCCTAGGCGTACTGGGCGACCACTGGTCCGCCACGACCTCCGCCACCGCCTTCGGCGGCGGCGGAAGAGGAGGTGAAGGCTCTCTTCCCGCTTCGGCCAAGATCAACTCGGCCGGAGCCGCCGACGCCGAATCGGCCAGTGCCGGAGGCACCAGCACTCGAGCTGCCGCGTCCGCCCACGGAACCGCAGCCGCCGCGCCCAGCGCGAGCACAGCCCCCGGCGCCAGCACCGCGCCCAGCGCGAGCACAGCCCCCGGCGCCAGCACCGTGCCGAGCGCGAGCACAGCGCCTGGCGCCAGCACCGCGCCCAGCGCGAGCACAGGGCCTGGCGCCAGCAACGCTCTCGCCTCCGGCGTCACGCCTTCCGTGAGCGCCGCCTCCTTCGGCGACACCGACGTCTCCGTCTCACCCTTCGACTGGACTGCGCTGCCGGCTCTCGTCTCCTCCGCGCTCGCCGCGCCGCTAGGCGCGGCGAGCGCGTTCCTGGATGAGGCTCGCTTGGTCGACGTCGTCGCCAGTGGTGTGAGTGTGGCAACTGCCGGCGAGGGCGGGTTGTTGCTGCGGGAGTCGGGACGGCTGCACACGGCTGTGCACGAGACTCGGAACTATCTGCATGGGCCGATGGAGATTCTTGATCGGGAGACCACTTGTCTGTTGATCGGGGATGGGCGGGAAGTGCAGTTGGCGTGTGACGTGCGGGAGTACGGGACCAAGGTTGTGCTCGTCACCACGCGGGAAGTCGAGTCGAGTGAAGGGCTTGTGGTGATCAAGGTGCCTAAGGCAAGTAACGGGCTGGCGCAGGCGGTGCTGGAGATGGTGGTTGTGCAGCGGTTGGGGTGGGAGGTCGCGCGGAAGCGCGGGCTGCAGGTGGATGGGTTCCGGCATCGGCAGAGCGATACGAAGGTGAGTTGA
- a CDS encoding carbohydrate kinase family protein — MPTIHVIGNVQLDVLANPVTAMPKPGGDSIIDRVDVRPAGAAGNVSLALAALGAPHRLFAAVGDDYAGRWVLAEFEKLKLDQDILVKPGATGISIAVEAPGRERAFITAHGVLADWTLADLPDDATEADYVLLTGHFSLPALRPATHELLAKARANGATTILDTGWDPDDWKTTGRQEILDLLPLVDLFLPNEPEALALTNLPIPHDAAIALTRHSNHQTILKRGPAGALLTSPTPPNGRPGAATPGADTIVIPAPPAVPLDTTGAGDSLAAALLAELAAGKPLPEALTFAVAYASAVVTRPSHNRHPTRADLPRLPH, encoded by the coding sequence TTGCCCACGATTCATGTCATCGGGAACGTTCAGCTCGACGTACTGGCGAACCCGGTCACTGCCATGCCAAAGCCCGGCGGCGACTCGATCATCGATCGGGTGGACGTCCGCCCGGCCGGTGCCGCGGGCAACGTGAGTCTCGCGCTCGCAGCCCTGGGGGCCCCACACCGCCTGTTCGCCGCAGTCGGCGATGACTACGCGGGCCGGTGGGTTCTGGCCGAGTTCGAGAAGCTCAAGCTCGACCAAGACATCCTGGTCAAACCCGGCGCGACCGGCATCTCCATTGCCGTCGAGGCTCCCGGCCGTGAGCGCGCATTCATCACCGCGCACGGAGTACTGGCCGACTGGACCCTTGCCGACCTCCCGGACGACGCAACCGAAGCCGACTACGTCCTGCTCACCGGCCACTTCTCCCTCCCCGCGCTCCGCCCCGCGACCCACGAACTCCTCGCAAAGGCCCGCGCGAATGGCGCCACCACCATCCTCGACACCGGCTGGGACCCCGACGACTGGAAGACCACCGGCCGCCAGGAGATCCTCGACCTGCTCCCGCTCGTCGACCTCTTCCTCCCCAACGAGCCCGAGGCGCTGGCGCTCACCAACCTCCCCATCCCGCACGACGCCGCCATCGCCCTCACCCGGCACAGCAACCACCAGACGATTCTCAAACGAGGCCCCGCCGGCGCCCTGCTCACCAGCCCGACCCCACCCAACGGCCGCCCCGGAGCAGCCACCCCAGGCGCCGACACCATCGTCATCCCCGCCCCACCGGCCGTCCCCCTGGACACCACCGGCGCCGGCGACAGCCTCGCCGCCGCCCTCCTGGCCGAACTAGCCGCCGGCAAGCCCCTCCCCGAAGCCCTCACCTTCGCCGTCGCCTACGCCTCCGCAGTAGTAACCCGCCCCTCCCACAACCGCCACCCCACCCGCGCCGACCTGCCCCGCTTGCCGCACTAG
- a CDS encoding MarR family winged helix-turn-helix transcriptional regulator, translated as MADVNGPPHLAQLLNRVNRRLRLDAVPPASFTELSVAQVRVLDVIPADGCRIVDLSGELRVSSQGLGQLVKHLEREGYVELAADPDDRRAKLIRRTGAGDAVVAQVSGLLDGVEEAWRAEIGAERFDVFREVLTELAAKLR; from the coding sequence ATGGCGGATGTCAACGGACCGCCGCATCTGGCCCAGTTGCTCAACCGGGTGAACCGGAGGCTGCGGCTCGACGCGGTACCGCCGGCGTCGTTCACGGAGCTGAGCGTCGCGCAGGTGCGGGTGCTCGACGTGATCCCGGCGGACGGGTGCCGGATCGTCGACTTGTCCGGTGAGTTGCGGGTGAGCAGTCAAGGGCTCGGGCAACTGGTCAAGCACCTGGAGCGCGAGGGGTACGTCGAGCTGGCGGCCGACCCGGATGATCGGCGGGCGAAGCTGATTCGGCGTACCGGTGCTGGGGACGCGGTGGTGGCGCAGGTGAGTGGGTTGCTGGACGGGGTGGAGGAGGCGTGGCGGGCCGAGATCGGGGCTGAGCGGTTCGACGTCTTCCGCGAAGTACTCACCGAACTAGCAGCCAAACTCCGCTGA